A single Ziziphus jujuba cultivar Dongzao chromosome 11, ASM3175591v1 DNA region contains:
- the LOC107432788 gene encoding uncharacterized protein LOC107432788 isoform X1 yields the protein MSFPNQGFWMAKGSNGCLNDGEMAYDNSRIEPKRSHQWFMDGPEVELFPNKKQAVEVPNNNLFSAMLNSNVSPWGGGPSFHSFSGHFTERLFDSETARTMNFDERNISSVDAEKMNLGRKVNENPFGNDSSFGLSMSHTLEDPGSGLAYGGFRKVKVSEVKDSENLISVSMGHPYNSNDNTMSTSHAYNKADDNSISMGLTYNKGDDNFISVGDTYDRADNNFISMGQPFNKADESISIGQTFKENNSTMSAVQTFSKGDNSVISVGQTYNKIGDNAISTGQIYSKGQESTVSIGQAYNKSDNNILSIGHSYNKGESTIISFGGCDDDDDTNTSGRLLSNYELLMGQTSVKKSEVNEREFVNSNIDTLVNISHITASGSETVSKKKDDQKMSKKVPPNNFPSNVRSLLSTGMLDGVPVKYTAWSREKELRGVIKGSGYLCGCQSCNFSKVINAYEFERHAGCKTKHPNNHIYFENGKTIYGIVQELRSTPQNMLFEVIQTITGSPINQKSFRLWKESFLAATRELQRIYGKDEGKQLS from the exons ATG TCTTTCCCAAATCAGGGCTTTTGGATGGCAAAAGGTAGTAATGGGTGTTTAAATGATGGTGAGATGGCATATGATAATTCTAGAATAGAGCCAAAGCGTTCTCATCAGTGGTTCATGGATGGTCCTGAGGTAGAGCTATTTCCCAACAAGAAGCAGGCTGTAGAAGTTCCAAACAACAATCTATTTTCAGCGATGTTAAACTCAAATGTTTCTCCATGGGGAGGTGGTCCCAGTTTCCACTCATTTTCTGGCCATTTCACTGAACGTCTGTTTGATTCTGAGACGGCCAGGACTATGAATTTTGATGAGAGAAACATTTCGTCAGTTGATGCAGAAAAAATGAATTTGGGGAGAAAAGTTAATGAGAATCCATTTGGAAATGATTCCTCATTTGGTTTATCTATGTCCCATACGCTTGAAGATCCTGGATCAGGTCTTGCTTATGGTGGGTTTAGAAAAGTCAAAGTTAGCGAGGTTAAGGACTCTGAGAATCTCATATCTGTATCAATGGGACATCCttataatagtaatgacaacaCCATGTCAACTAGTCATGCTTACAACAAGGCAGATGACAATTCAATATCCATGGGTCTCACTTATAACAAGGGGGATGATAACTTCATATCTGTGGGTGATACATATGACAGGGCAGATAacaactttatatcaatggGACAGCCCTTCAACAAGGCCGATGAAAGCATATCGATTGGTCAAACATTTAAAGAGAATAACAGTACCATGTCAGCGGTGCAGACATTTAGCAAGGGGGACAACAGTGTCATTTCTGTTGGTCAAACGTACAATAAGATAGGTGACAATGCCATATCAACTGGTCAGATCTACAGTAAAGGGCAAGAGAGTACTGTATCAATAGGTCAAGCCTACAACAAGagtgataataatattttatcaattggTCACTCCTATAACAAGGGAGAAAGTACTATCATATCATTTGGTGgctgtgatgatgatgatgacacaAATACATCAGGAAGACTCTTATCCAATTATGAATTATTGATGGGTCAAACTTCCGTTAAAAAATCAGAAGTAAATGAGAGAGAGTTCGTTAACTCAAATATTGACACACTTGTAAATATTTCCCATATAACTGCTTCAGGATCTGAGACTgtttcaaaaaagaaagatgatCAAAAAATGTCCAAGAAGGTTCCACCAAACAACTTCCCTTCGAATGTCCGAAGTTTGCTGTCAACTGGTATGCTGGATGGTGTTCCCGTAAAGTATACTGCCTGGTCGCGGGAG AAGGAGCTCCGAGGTGTCATAAAAGGTTCTGGATATTTATGCGGTTGTCAATCATGTAATTTCTCTAAG GTGATCAATGCGTATGAATTTGAGCGTCATGCTGGTTGCAAAACAAAACACCCAAACAATCACATATATTTTGAGAATGGAAAGACTATTTATGGAATCGTGCAAGAGCTTAGGAGCACACCTCAGAATATGTTGTTTGAAGTCATTCAGACAATAACTGGTTCACCTATCAATCAAAAGTCATTCCGACTTTGGAAAG AATCATTTTTGGCCGCAACACGTGAACTTCAGCGAATATATGGAAAAGATGAAGGGAAGCAATTGTCCTaa
- the LOC107432788 gene encoding uncharacterized protein LOC107432788 isoform X2: MSFPNQGFWMAKGSNGCLNDGEMAYDNSRIEPKRSHQWFMDGPEVELFPNKKQAVEVPNNNLFSAMLNSNVSPWGGGPSFHSFSGHFTERLFDSETARTMNFDERNISSVDAEKMNLGRKVNENPFGNDSSFGLSMSHTLEDPGSGLAYGGFRKVKVSEVKDSENLISVSMGHPYNSNDNTMSTSHAYNKADDNSISMGLTYNKGDDNFISVGDTYDRADNNFISMGQPFNKADESISIGQTFKENNSTMSAVQTFSKGDNSVISVGQTYNKIGDNAISTGQIYSKGQESTVSIGQAYNKSDNNILSIGHSYNKGESTIISFGGCDDDDDTNTSGRLLSNYELLMGQTSVKKSEVNEREFVNSNIDTLVNISHITASGSETVSKKKDDQKMSKKVPPNNFPSNVRSLLSTGMLDGVPVKYTAWSREELRGVIKGSGYLCGCQSCNFSKVINAYEFERHAGCKTKHPNNHIYFENGKTIYGIVQELRSTPQNMLFEVIQTITGSPINQKSFRLWKESFLAATRELQRIYGKDEGKQLS, from the exons ATG TCTTTCCCAAATCAGGGCTTTTGGATGGCAAAAGGTAGTAATGGGTGTTTAAATGATGGTGAGATGGCATATGATAATTCTAGAATAGAGCCAAAGCGTTCTCATCAGTGGTTCATGGATGGTCCTGAGGTAGAGCTATTTCCCAACAAGAAGCAGGCTGTAGAAGTTCCAAACAACAATCTATTTTCAGCGATGTTAAACTCAAATGTTTCTCCATGGGGAGGTGGTCCCAGTTTCCACTCATTTTCTGGCCATTTCACTGAACGTCTGTTTGATTCTGAGACGGCCAGGACTATGAATTTTGATGAGAGAAACATTTCGTCAGTTGATGCAGAAAAAATGAATTTGGGGAGAAAAGTTAATGAGAATCCATTTGGAAATGATTCCTCATTTGGTTTATCTATGTCCCATACGCTTGAAGATCCTGGATCAGGTCTTGCTTATGGTGGGTTTAGAAAAGTCAAAGTTAGCGAGGTTAAGGACTCTGAGAATCTCATATCTGTATCAATGGGACATCCttataatagtaatgacaacaCCATGTCAACTAGTCATGCTTACAACAAGGCAGATGACAATTCAATATCCATGGGTCTCACTTATAACAAGGGGGATGATAACTTCATATCTGTGGGTGATACATATGACAGGGCAGATAacaactttatatcaatggGACAGCCCTTCAACAAGGCCGATGAAAGCATATCGATTGGTCAAACATTTAAAGAGAATAACAGTACCATGTCAGCGGTGCAGACATTTAGCAAGGGGGACAACAGTGTCATTTCTGTTGGTCAAACGTACAATAAGATAGGTGACAATGCCATATCAACTGGTCAGATCTACAGTAAAGGGCAAGAGAGTACTGTATCAATAGGTCAAGCCTACAACAAGagtgataataatattttatcaattggTCACTCCTATAACAAGGGAGAAAGTACTATCATATCATTTGGTGgctgtgatgatgatgatgacacaAATACATCAGGAAGACTCTTATCCAATTATGAATTATTGATGGGTCAAACTTCCGTTAAAAAATCAGAAGTAAATGAGAGAGAGTTCGTTAACTCAAATATTGACACACTTGTAAATATTTCCCATATAACTGCTTCAGGATCTGAGACTgtttcaaaaaagaaagatgatCAAAAAATGTCCAAGAAGGTTCCACCAAACAACTTCCCTTCGAATGTCCGAAGTTTGCTGTCAACTGGTATGCTGGATGGTGTTCCCGTAAAGTATACTGCCTGGTCGCGGGAG GAGCTCCGAGGTGTCATAAAAGGTTCTGGATATTTATGCGGTTGTCAATCATGTAATTTCTCTAAG GTGATCAATGCGTATGAATTTGAGCGTCATGCTGGTTGCAAAACAAAACACCCAAACAATCACATATATTTTGAGAATGGAAAGACTATTTATGGAATCGTGCAAGAGCTTAGGAGCACACCTCAGAATATGTTGTTTGAAGTCATTCAGACAATAACTGGTTCACCTATCAATCAAAAGTCATTCCGACTTTGGAAAG AATCATTTTTGGCCGCAACACGTGAACTTCAGCGAATATATGGAAAAGATGAAGGGAAGCAATTGTCCTaa